From one Carboxydocella sporoproducens DSM 16521 genomic stretch:
- a CDS encoding DUF362 domain-containing protein, with protein MSYRISDECISCGACAPECPVDAISEGDDKYVIDEEKCIECGGCADVCPVGAPQLAE; from the coding sequence ATGTCCTATCGGATTAGTGATGAATGCATCAGCTGTGGCGCTTGCGCTCCCGAATGCCCCGTCGATGCTATCAGTGAAGGTGATGACAAGTACGTCATTGATGAGGAAAAGTGCATTGAATGTGGCGGCTGTGCCGATGTTTGTCCAGTTGGTGCACCCCAGCTGGCAGAATAA
- the yabG gene encoding sporulation peptidase YabG, with the protein MTAFKVGDIVARRSYQADVFFRIVRIRDNHALLRGIDVRLEADAPLDDLVLLSDEEVRRRRLEFIKHHHEHLRQILVRQAANGQEEQDFFELPGRVLHLDGDQEYLNLCLNSYQQLKINCWGFMVPEMEQPQRVKELLAKYQPDILVLTGHDGLLKKNSDWKNLDSYRNSRYFIEAVKAARSWQQDKDALVIFAGACQSYYEALLQAGANYASAPQRILIHAFDPVLVVERVAYSPFQMTVPVEEVIKATISGVAGIGGLETRGKLRKGKPKTKNFFQ; encoded by the coding sequence GTGACAGCCTTTAAGGTAGGGGATATTGTAGCGCGCCGTTCATATCAGGCCGATGTATTTTTTCGCATCGTCAGAATTCGGGATAATCACGCTTTATTGCGCGGGATAGATGTCAGGCTGGAAGCTGATGCTCCTTTGGATGATCTGGTTTTATTGAGTGATGAAGAAGTGCGTCGGCGGCGGCTGGAATTTATCAAACACCATCATGAGCATTTGCGGCAGATTCTGGTGCGCCAGGCGGCCAATGGCCAGGAGGAACAGGATTTTTTTGAATTGCCAGGCCGGGTATTGCACCTGGATGGGGACCAGGAGTATCTTAACCTCTGTCTCAATTCCTATCAGCAGCTGAAAATAAACTGCTGGGGCTTCATGGTGCCGGAAATGGAGCAGCCGCAACGGGTGAAGGAGTTACTGGCCAAATATCAACCGGATATTCTGGTTCTGACCGGCCATGATGGTTTGCTGAAAAAAAACAGTGACTGGAAAAACCTGGACTCCTACCGTAATTCCCGTTATTTTATCGAAGCTGTCAAGGCGGCCCGTTCCTGGCAGCAGGATAAAGATGCTCTGGTGATTTTTGCCGGCGCTTGCCAGTCCTATTATGAGGCTTTACTGCAAGCGGGGGCCAATTATGCCAGCGCACCCCAGCGCATATTAATCCATGCCTTTGACCCTGTACTGGTAGTAGAGCGCGTGGCCTACTCCCCCTTCCAGATGACGGTGCCGGTGGAAGAGGTAATTAAAGCGACTATTTCCGGGGTAGCAGGAATTGGTGGGCTAGAAACAAGAGGTAAATTAAGAAAAGGTAAACCCAAAACAAAAAATTTTTTTCAATAA
- the rsmA gene encoding 16S rRNA (adenine(1518)-N(6)/adenine(1519)-N(6))-dimethyltransferase RsmA yields the protein MKIATPARTRAILNQYQLRAKKKLGQNFLISERVTSAIVRAIDLQPDDVVVEIGPGIGSLTEELLQKAGQVVAIELDRELIPVLQDLFRDYSNLKLVNQDVLKVNLDQLVQEQTGATRYKLAANLPYYITTPILMHLLENRYRISEMALMVQKEVAERICAQPGGKEYGAITVAVQYYCQARIFVQVPATSFIPTPEVESAVIHLKKHNQPPVDPGDEKIFFRVVKAAFAQRRKTLLNTLSKAGFNLTREEWLQLLESCQIEPGRRGETLSLEEFARISRELSVNPALTGA from the coding sequence ATGAAAATTGCCACTCCGGCCCGGACCAGGGCCATTCTTAATCAATATCAGTTGCGGGCCAAAAAGAAACTGGGTCAGAACTTTCTTATCAGTGAAAGGGTAACCTCGGCAATTGTACGAGCTATCGATTTACAACCCGATGATGTGGTGGTAGAAATTGGCCCGGGAATCGGCTCTTTGACTGAAGAGCTGCTGCAAAAAGCAGGGCAGGTAGTGGCGATTGAACTGGATCGGGAATTGATCCCGGTATTGCAGGATCTGTTTCGCGACTACTCCAACCTGAAACTGGTCAACCAGGACGTTCTGAAAGTGAACCTGGATCAATTGGTTCAGGAACAGACAGGAGCAACCCGGTATAAACTGGCTGCCAATTTGCCCTACTACATAACTACCCCGATTCTGATGCATTTACTGGAAAACCGGTACCGGATCAGTGAAATGGCCCTGATGGTACAGAAGGAAGTAGCAGAAAGAATCTGTGCCCAGCCCGGTGGCAAGGAATACGGGGCCATAACTGTAGCGGTCCAGTATTACTGCCAGGCCAGAATTTTCGTACAGGTACCGGCCACTTCCTTTATACCGACCCCGGAAGTGGAATCGGCGGTGATCCACCTGAAAAAACACAACCAGCCCCCGGTTGATCCAGGGGATGAAAAAATCTTTTTCCGGGTGGTGAAAGCTGCTTTTGCTCAGCGGCGCAAAACTCTGCTTAATACCTTGAGCAAAGCAGGCTTTAATTTAACCCGGGAGGAATGGTTACAGCTGCTGGAGAGCTGTCAGATTGAACCCGGCCGCCGGGGTGAAACCCTGAGCCTGGAGGAATTTGCCCGTATAAGTAGGGAATTAAGTGTCAACCCTGCCCTGACCGGTGCATAG
- the rnmV gene encoding ribonuclease M5: MKIKEIIVVEGRDDIAAVKAAVDAEVIATGGCRISKKVIERIRTAQARQGVIILTDPDAAGAAIRRRLAELVPGAKHAYLPRAAGTREGNIGVENASPEAIQAALAQVKTLVKERQETFTAEDLNLWGLAGTADAAWRREQVGDRLGIGYANAKQFLQRLNAYGISREDIEAAVQEIDEEENHENCHSGPDQGHS, translated from the coding sequence ATGAAAATCAAGGAAATCATAGTAGTTGAAGGCCGGGATGATATTGCGGCTGTCAAAGCGGCAGTAGATGCGGAGGTAATCGCTACAGGTGGTTGCCGGATCAGCAAAAAGGTGATAGAACGGATTCGCACAGCTCAGGCCAGGCAGGGGGTTATCATTCTTACCGATCCCGATGCCGCCGGAGCGGCTATTCGCAGGCGGCTGGCTGAACTAGTGCCAGGGGCCAAACATGCCTATTTACCCCGGGCGGCAGGCACCAGAGAGGGCAATATCGGAGTGGAAAATGCCAGTCCTGAAGCCATTCAGGCGGCATTGGCTCAGGTCAAGACGCTGGTAAAGGAACGGCAGGAGACATTCACTGCTGAGGATTTAAACCTCTGGGGCCTGGCCGGAACAGCTGATGCTGCCTGGCGCCGGGAACAGGTGGGGGATCGCCTGGGTATCGGCTATGCCAATGCCAAACAGTTTTTACAAAGGCTAAATGCTTATGGAATCAGCAGAGAGGATATAGAAGCTGCTGTACAGGAGATTGACGAGGAGGAGAACCATGAAAATTGCCACTCCGGCCCGGACCAGGGCCATTCTTAA
- a CDS encoding G5 and 3D domain-containing protein produces MVINRKLRTTLALLLAFVLVISGSAAWGKTVKRPSRTKIKTQTVYKYEYTTFTAQPLVQYDPKKPAGWRQVLRQAKPGKIEKKYRLVYQNNKLIQKQLVKQRVVAAARPALIVKGGNKVASRGGVISRGGERDVAKVMNVLATAYTHTGRRTATGIWPHRGVVAVDPRVIPFGTRLWIEGYGEGIAADMGSGIKGNHIDLFFDSYGEAINWGMRNVTVYVLER; encoded by the coding sequence ATGGTAATAAACCGCAAACTCCGGACAACACTGGCCCTGCTGTTAGCCTTTGTTCTGGTGATCAGCGGCAGTGCTGCCTGGGGGAAAACGGTGAAAAGGCCCTCCCGTACCAAAATTAAAACCCAAACGGTCTATAAGTACGAGTACACCACTTTTACAGCCCAGCCGCTGGTTCAGTATGACCCCAAGAAACCGGCAGGCTGGCGACAGGTATTGCGTCAGGCTAAACCGGGAAAAATCGAAAAGAAATATCGTCTGGTATATCAAAATAACAAGCTCATCCAAAAACAGTTAGTAAAACAGCGGGTTGTGGCAGCTGCCCGGCCAGCCCTGATAGTAAAGGGAGGCAACAAAGTGGCTTCCCGCGGCGGGGTGATTTCCCGGGGTGGCGAACGGGATGTGGCTAAAGTAATGAATGTCCTGGCTACTGCTTATACCCATACAGGTCGGCGCACAGCTACAGGTATCTGGCCCCATCGGGGAGTAGTGGCGGTGGATCCCAGGGTGATACCTTTTGGCACCCGTCTCTGGATTGAAGGGTACGGGGAAGGGATTGCAGCCGATATGGGCAGTGGTATTAAAGGCAACCACATTGACCTGTTTTTCGACAGTTACGGAGAGGCCATCAACTGGGGTATGCGCAATGTAACTGTATATGTTCTGGAACGTTAA
- a CDS encoding TatD family hydrolase: MAKLKLFDTHAHLDDRKYDQDREEMLQRAREAGVERIVNVGYDLSSSRRSLALAEKYDFIYAAVGIHPHDSATANEDTWKQLLELAAHPKVVALGEMGLDYYRDLSPRPVQQGVFAHQMELAQQVGKPVIIHDRDAHADLLAMVKESRIGEKNGGVFHCFSGSWEMAKVCLDLGFYISIAGPVTFHNARKLTEVAAKVPLERLLIETDAPYLTPEPYRGKRNESAYVVWVLRKIAELRQMDPEELAVRTFDNACQLFRI, from the coding sequence ATGGCGAAACTGAAACTCTTTGATACCCATGCCCACCTGGATGACCGCAAATATGACCAGGACCGGGAGGAAATGTTACAACGGGCCCGGGAGGCCGGAGTGGAGCGGATTGTCAATGTGGGTTATGACCTTTCCTCCTCCCGGCGTTCCCTGGCCCTGGCGGAAAAATATGATTTTATCTATGCGGCGGTGGGCATTCATCCCCATGATTCAGCAACTGCTAATGAGGATACCTGGAAACAATTGCTGGAACTAGCGGCTCACCCCAAGGTGGTAGCTCTGGGAGAGATGGGCCTGGATTATTACCGGGACTTGTCTCCCAGGCCGGTACAGCAAGGGGTTTTTGCTCACCAGATGGAACTGGCTCAACAGGTAGGTAAACCGGTGATTATCCATGACCGGGATGCTCATGCCGATCTGCTGGCAATGGTAAAGGAATCCCGGATTGGAGAAAAGAACGGTGGTGTCTTCCATTGCTTTTCCGGCAGCTGGGAAATGGCTAAAGTTTGCCTGGACCTGGGGTTTTATATATCCATTGCCGGTCCGGTGACGTTTCATAATGCCCGCAAGTTAACCGAGGTTGCCGCCAAAGTACCGCTAGAGCGCCTGTTGATTGAAACCGATGCGCCTTATCTTACCCCTGAGCCTTATCGGGGTAAACGGAACGAATCAGCCTATGTTGTCTGGGTGTTGCGCAAAATTGCGGAACTAAGGCAGATGGATCCGGAGGAACTGGCAGTACGCACTTTCGACAATGCTTGCCAGCTTTTCCGGATTTAG
- the metG gene encoding methionine--tRNA ligase produces the protein MAKPTFYITTPIYYPSDNLHIGHAYTTVAADTIARYKKLRGYDVRFLTGSDEHGQKIQRTAKARGLTPQEHVDQIVAGFQKLWRLLYVDYDDFIRTTEERHKKVVQAIFQKIYDQGDIYKSEYEGWYCTPCETFWTENKLVDGNCPDCGRPVELVREESYFFRMSKYADRLLQYIEEHPEFIQPVSRRNEMINFIKQGLEDLCVSRTTFDWGIPVPWDPKHVIYVWFDALTNYISALGYGGPEWEKLGKYWPAVHLVGKDIVRFHTIIWPIILMAAGIPLPEKVVGHGWLLLAGGKMSKSKGNVVDPVQLVEKYGVDAVRYFLLRELPFGSDGYYSEEALVNRINADLANDLGNLVSRTVAMIEKYRDGIVPAPGPLQAVDQDLIETYRQALAGYTRAMDNLELANALSELWPLIARANKYIDETAPWVLAKDQEQQDRLNTVLYNLAEVIRIVTVMLSPFMPLLAPRVWQQLGLTDLNKADWDSVQVWGGLPAGLKVVKGQALFPRIDWKGTETEAEKVTVEKVEKAVSVDNNYITIEDFGKVDLRVVEVIAAEKVPKADKLLKLEVKLGDEIRTIVSGIAQHYAPEELVGKRVVLVANLKPARLRGIESQGMILAASDENGLEVLTVQKDIKPGSKVK, from the coding sequence TGGCCTTACTCCTCAGGAACATGTAGATCAGATTGTTGCCGGGTTTCAGAAGCTGTGGCGTCTCCTGTATGTGGATTATGATGATTTTATTCGCACCACCGAGGAACGGCATAAAAAGGTAGTGCAGGCTATTTTTCAGAAGATTTATGACCAGGGAGATATCTATAAATCAGAATATGAAGGCTGGTACTGCACTCCCTGTGAAACCTTCTGGACGGAAAACAAACTGGTAGATGGCAATTGTCCCGATTGCGGCCGACCGGTAGAGCTGGTGCGGGAAGAAAGCTACTTTTTCCGTATGTCCAAATATGCCGACCGTTTGTTACAGTACATTGAGGAACATCCTGAATTCATTCAGCCTGTTTCCCGGCGCAATGAAATGATTAATTTCATCAAACAGGGTCTGGAGGACCTCTGTGTTTCCCGGACCACTTTTGACTGGGGTATTCCTGTGCCCTGGGATCCCAAGCATGTCATCTACGTCTGGTTTGACGCCCTGACCAACTATATCTCCGCCCTGGGTTATGGCGGACCGGAATGGGAGAAACTGGGCAAGTACTGGCCGGCGGTACACCTGGTGGGGAAAGATATTGTGCGTTTCCACACCATCATCTGGCCCATAATCCTGATGGCAGCCGGTATACCTCTGCCGGAAAAGGTAGTCGGACATGGCTGGCTACTGCTGGCCGGGGGCAAGATGTCCAAATCCAAGGGCAATGTGGTGGATCCCGTTCAGCTGGTGGAAAAATACGGGGTAGATGCTGTACGCTATTTCCTCTTGCGGGAATTGCCCTTTGGTTCTGATGGCTACTATTCGGAAGAAGCTCTGGTCAATCGCATCAATGCTGATCTGGCCAATGACCTGGGCAATCTGGTTTCCCGCACGGTGGCCATGATTGAAAAATACCGGGATGGGATCGTGCCCGCCCCTGGTCCCCTTCAGGCAGTTGACCAGGATCTGATTGAAACCTACCGGCAGGCTCTGGCTGGATATACGCGGGCCATGGATAATCTGGAGCTGGCCAATGCCCTGTCCGAACTGTGGCCACTAATAGCCCGGGCCAATAAATATATTGACGAAACCGCCCCCTGGGTACTGGCCAAAGATCAGGAACAACAGGATAGACTGAATACAGTTCTCTATAATCTGGCTGAAGTGATCCGCATAGTTACAGTAATGCTCTCACCCTTTATGCCTTTACTGGCTCCGCGGGTCTGGCAACAACTGGGCCTGACGGATTTGAATAAGGCAGATTGGGATTCGGTACAGGTCTGGGGAGGTTTACCGGCTGGTTTGAAAGTAGTCAAGGGCCAGGCCCTTTTCCCGCGGATTGATTGGAAAGGAACAGAAACGGAGGCAGAAAAAGTGACAGTGGAAAAAGTAGAAAAAGCAGTATCTGTTGACAATAATTATATCACTATTGAAGATTTTGGTAAAGTGGATTTGCGGGTTGTAGAAGTTATTGCCGCCGAAAAGGTGCCTAAAGCTGATAAACTGCTGAAATTAGAGGTTAAGCTGGGTGATGAAATCCGCACCATCGTGTCCGGGATCGCCCAGCACTATGCTCCTGAAGAACTGGTAGGCAAACGAGTTGTGCTGGTAGCCAACCTGAAACCTGCCAGGCTACGGGGAATTGAAAGTCAGGGTATGATTCTGGCAGCTTCTGATGAAAACGGGCTGGAGGTACTGACTGTCCAAAAAGATATTAAACCCGGGTCGAAAGTAAAATAA